From Neospora caninum Liverpool complete genome, chromosome VIII, a single genomic window includes:
- a CDS encoding chromatin organization modifier domain-containing protein: protein MESEGILNSVPENVRLLPLLPSDGFREDENAREGESDVCFAARNNLAIRGAAAGDAAVGPAEGRALAATRAHPSISHVRAENRSQDENAGYAPREEAADFAFQCLRPWEADWNAAPDTTGDAGDSRTCTRLGQPPGRGRPADTGRAEGRDSPECPPRFAPQTAAGVAGTGEGIRDCGYQPVMCVLQPLPSVFASALNASCLSAASLRDLSLLAPAVSPPSLGYPSYPAQVYFPGGGLPSSSSPVSNGPTLPGCRAPFPQHPGASPAALPPAAVYPPELPALSPLPALSPGARTPGDGRLEAGREMVVCRRGTVRPRVRIDDTQTVGPLTSPEGGSDGARNRERRHLERDERDSQETGTLAPSAQEPQHAGTAPPSARRHPATSRASSPAVFQQDLSTFPASSRGRPSFCRPATGRENPRTQIGTFRVPMGLEHTSPSSSADPRLGLSPLAGVFRTSGTSGVFQDARERRVQLPESSAGRRTERQLSGEAPLARRPRLEVSAPAGGTAPWELAGSRSQRDAFFSRHDGNIHDRDLALPATGNPAVTRRSPSQEPAEVGTGAFSWRTDPGSAGSVDLAGRGEDRERGEQVSGQRTADCGGECAGNSERDTARRQVAPAGVVAAPWAPGPAFRYPQEVGLSTGPETLPPSSISQPLCGQERLTQPLAALPGAAHGSANFPLSPSFRLQAEGGEGRRPPEGLSSQPTHAEESRRGQIAANADASATQFISGCSPGLSPYATGLSGRYLQSAPSRWPPFVGDGAAVNPDGWPREPGRRVSQPVPSAGRDGDAPELVHSAFLGHASRRASSADLPGARRLAAPAPGDRMRRPAGFLNEGAPLDAESQEMWRAERQAPWAAAPGHLPPLPVSPGDAARATAVSQEAGGPRRLASQEGEGGRRAEGPTAPCTSSPHSRRLSVPDGGRFASQFAATPRRALTSFSPHSLPAYLQRSSHPLETSVAFLPPSASAGPFFDTRLANGGGAPHATDGPSLPAAECLSRAPAGFPARSHPLQSSATLPLQPSLSPPVAPCVVGGFPPPLPSAREDLRTWPTQAGARAGSGGSALLHSSAEFALPGVCPSERRYSHPAESEDWPGRGALGREEMPHGPCPGCPPFASLAVSYGAAGGVFNANEDSSQRAEALDAFQERSMHGADLESFPAPEFLSFSHADVLPSRFPPFTRPVASSSGERCGSETSVLAPPTLTLGRAQAAATLSFGRQESGPPDSRSFDSGDVSACAGSDAAHVGVGDLGDRARRSEGQAGGDEPVRRGRGEADEGHLSGSRRSTASLSSNGLLRPRLETLGAQAGDRSPTPRPLSGSGANEGTRRGQHGAVGAPAWGEGGPEGLGPSDPSAPFRRGLRGSTAVGSGRLDSEGEQDVYESDESGEIGLDDEAGEDSADATGASAAESAPAWCLRWNGEGAQEVVELYEVERIIGVRRLVDGTKRYKVRWKDYLPADDTWEPQEHLEGLEELLQESEEVLGREEFHRWGHLRRDACREGTRGTGAESQGDRRRGRRDRRGRDGQGEDPEEAQYQEEDGERKGMREEGRAGGGARDAPADFCPLEDHANPGEARDSVEEDHEWSDRTEDAEGGKDREVEASQQDEYAFVAASLAEAADDPSWQGYLDTSESSTEGVPDVNRRHSRTTSQRPARCSGTLPRRCAPGSSGSPDEPVDNNRSQSVASPSLARSASQSDAISPRRRSPSRPEQRGRSTRSPASSLSPSTASLSLSPPRAPAPSESRLELPPPRVVHRVVQYRSCYGQGEFRLLWRGSCADAVEWAPEWLLRELPPEALSSEVRMQMVRVKERWRARQALNGRAMVSSWCGSV, encoded by the exons aTGGAATCTGAGGGAATCCTCAATAGTGTGCCTGAAAACGTTCGTCTGCTGCCGCTCCTCC CAAGCGACGGAttcagggaagacgagaacgcgagagagggagaatcCGACGTTTGCTTCGCTGCAAGAAACAATCTCGCGATTCGTGGAGccgcggcgggagacgcggctgTGGGCCCAGCAGAGGGCCGCGCACTGGCGGCGACTCGTGCACACCCGTCGATCTCCCATGTGAGAGCAGAAAACAGGAGCCAGGACGAGAACGCGGGGTATGcaccgagagaggaagcTGCCGACTTTGCATTTCAGTGTTTAAGGCCATGGGAGGCAGACTGGAACGCCGCCCCAGACACAacgggagacgccggcgatAGCAGGACATGCACGAGGCTCGGCCAACCGCCGGGCAGAGGGCGGCCCGCTGACACTGGAAgagcagagggaagagacagtccTGAATGTCCACCGAGATTCGCTCCACAGACTGCCGCAGGAGTTGCTGGAACGGGAGAGGGGATCAGAGATTGTGGCTATCAACCGGTTATGTGCGtcctgcagccgctgccCTCCGTGTTCGCGTCTGCTCTCAATGCcagctgcctctccgccgcgtctctgcgcgacctgtcgcttctcgctcctgcTGTCTCACCCCCCTCCCTGGGGTATCCTTCCTATCCTGCTCAGGTCTATTTTCCCGGTGGGGgccttccgtcttcctcttcgccagTCTCGAACGGTCCTACACTTCCAGGCTGTCGGGCACCCTTCCCCCAACACCCTGgggcgtcgcctgccgctcttcccccCGCGGCGGTCTATCCGCCCGAACTTCCAGCGCTTTCTCCGCTCCCTGCCTTGTCACCGGGTGCACGTACACCTGGAGACGGGCGCTTGGAGGCCGGGAGGGAGATGGTGGTGTGTCGCCGGGGCACGGTGCGACCGCGAGTGAGAATTGACGATACGCAGACTGTCGGGCCTCTTACCTCTCCAGAGGGCGGAAGTGACGGAGCGCGCAatcgagagcgaagacatCTCGAGAGAGATGAAAGAGACTCTCAAGAGACAGGCACTCTGGCGCCCTCCGCACAGGAGCCTCAACACGCCGGGACGGCTCCGCCTTCAGCCCGCAGACACCCCGCTACGTCTCGggcttcctcgccggccGTGTTTCAGCAAGACCTCTCTACTTTTCCGGCCTCTTCTCGAGGCcggccttctttctgtcgcCCAGCAACCGGCCGAGAAAATCCCCGGACCCAGATCGGCACTTTCCGCGTCCCCATGGGCCTCGAGCAcacttcgccgtcgtcgtccGCTGACCCCCGGCTGGGTCTTTCTCCACTTGCGGGGGTGTTTCGGACCAGCGGGACGAGCGGCGTTTTTCAGGACGCCCGTGAACGGCGAGTGCAACTGCCGGAAAGCTCtgcaggaagacgcacggAAAGACAGCTATCAGGCGAAGCTCCGCTAGCTCGCCGACCGCGTCTCGAGGTGTCGGCGCCGGCGGGCGGCACAGCCCCGTGGGAGCTGGCGGGTTCGAGGTCTCAAagagacgcgtttttctccagaCACGACGGAAACATCCACGACAGAGATTTGGCCCTCCCGGCTACTGGAAATCCTGCGGTAACCCGGAGGTCTCCGAGCCAAGAACCCGCGGAGGTGGGCACCGGCGCCTTCAGTTGGCGCACCGACCCCGGGTCTGCCGGATCCGTAGATCTCGCCGGGAGGGGCGAAGACCGAGAGCGAGGTGAGCAGGTGAGTGGCCAGCGAACGGCTGACTGTGGCGGCGAGTGTGCTGGAAACTCTGAACGCGACACTGCAAGGAGACAAGTCGCGCCGGCAGGTGTCGTGGCAGCTCCATGGGCACCTGGGCCTGCGTTCCGCTACCCGCAGGAAGTCGGGCTTTCGACCGGGCCAGAGAcgctgccgccttcgtcgaTATCGCAGCCTCTTTGTGGACAGGAGAGGCTTACGCAGCCCCTTGCCGCGCTGCCTGGCGCCGCTCACGGCTCCGCGAATTTCCCGCTTTCGCCATCTTTTCGGCTGCAGGCGGAAGGCGGGGAAGGCCGTCGACCGCCCGAGGGCCTTTCTAGCCAGCCGACGCATGCCGAAGAGTCGCGGCGGGGGCAAATCGCGGCGAACGCCGACGCCTCGGCAACCCAGTTCATCTCAGGCTGTTCGCCGGGACTGTCTCCCTATGCTACAGGCCTGTCTGGGCGTTATCTCCAGTCGGCGCCTTCACGTTGGCCGCCCTTCGTGGGTGACGGCGCGGCTGTGAATCCCGATGGGTGGCCGAGAGAGCCCGGCCGGCGTGTCTCGCAGCCAGTGCCTTcggcggggagagacggcgatgCGCCGGAACTCGTGCACAGCGCTTTTTTGGGTCACGCttcgcggcgcgcctcctctgcgGACTTGCCTGGCGCGAGGCGTCTCGCTGCTCCGGCTCCAGGAGACCGGATGCGGCGCCCTGCCGGCTTTTTAAATGAGGGTGCGCCCCTGGACGCCGAGAGCCAGGAGATGtggcgcgcagagagacaggccccGTGGGCCGCGGCGCCCGGGCacctcccgcctcttcccgtTTCACCCGGGGACGCGGCGCGGGCGACCGCAGTTTCTCAGGAGGCAGGAGGCCCGAGAAGGCTGGCTAGCCAAGAGGGTGAAGGGGGGAGGCGAGCCGAAGGGCCCACTGCCCCGTGCACATCGTCTCCTCACAGTCGTCGTCTCAGTGTCCCCGACGGCgggcgtttcgcctctcagTTCGCGGCGACTCCACGGCGCGCACTGAcctccttttccccgcaCTCCCTGCCGGCCTACCTGCAGCGTTCGTCGCATCCTCTAGAGACTTCAGTCGCGTTCCTCCCACCCTCAGCCTCCGCTGGACCCTTCTTCGACACCCGCCTCGCGAACGGTGGAGGGGCGCCGCATGCAACGGAtgggccttctctcccagcGGCGGAGTGTCTTTCAAGAGCTCCCGCCGGGTTTCCTGCTCGCTCGCATCCCCTGCAGTCTTCAGCCACTTTGCCCCTCCAaccgtccctgtctccaccCGTCGCGCCGTGCGTCGTCGGCGGCTTCCCGCCGCCTTTGCcgagcgcgcgcgaggaTCTCCGGACCTGGCCGACCCAGGCTGGGGCCCGTGCGGGTTCTGGAGGCTCCGCGCTTCTCCATTCGAGTGCGGAGTTCGCGCTCCCGGGTGTCTGTCCGAGTGAGCGTCGCTACTCGCATCCGGCTGAAAGCGAGGACTGGCCAGGGCGTGGGGCGCTTGGGCGCGAAGAGATGCCTCACGGCCCCTGTCCAGGGTGTCCCCCGTTTGCGTCGCTAGCCGTGTCCTATGGCGCGGCGGGCGGCGTCTTCAACGCGAACGAGGACTCGTCACAGCGCGCAGAGGCTTTGGACGCCTTTCAAGAGAGGAGCATGCACGGCGCCGACCTGGAGTCCTTTCCAGCTCCTGAattcctttctttctcgcatgcagatgtcctgccttctcgcttcccgccCTTCACAAGGCCCGTTGCGAGTTCCTCGGGGGAAAGATGCGGATCGGAGACCTCGGTTCTGGCTCCACCTACCCTCACGCTCGGGCGCGCACAGGCCGCGGCAACCCTCTCCTTCGGCCGGCAGGAGTCGGGGCCGCCCGACAGTCGCTCCTTTGACAGCGGCGATGTCTCCGCGTGCGCCGGCTCCGACGCGGCCCACGTGGGTGTGGGAGACCTTGGAGACAGAGCACGGCGGAGCGAGGGACAGGCCGGAGGCGACGAGCCGGTGAGAAGAGGCCGgggagaagcagacgaaggtCATCTCAGTGGTTCGCGGCGGAGCACCGCGAGTCTCAGCTCGAACGGGCTGCTGCGACCGCGTCTCGAAACGTTGGGGGCCCAGGCAGGGGACCGGTCTCCGACTCCCCGGCCGTTATCCGGTTCAGGCGCCAACGAAGGGACCAGACGGGGACAGCACGGCGCTGTGGGGGCTCCCGCgtggggcgaaggcggcccAGAGGGCCTGGGGCCTTCGGACCCGTCGGCACCCTTCCGGCGGGGCCTCAGAGGCTCGACGGCCGTAGGCTCGGGCCGCCTGGACTCGGAGGGAGAGCAGGACGTCTATGAGTCGgacgaaagcggagagatCGGCCTGGATGACGAGGCTGGAGAGGACAGCGCGGATGCGACTGGGGCGTCTGCGGCGGAGTCTGCGCCCGCCTGGTGTCTAAGATggaacggcgaaggcgcccaAGAAGTTGTCGAGCTGTACGAGGTGGAGCGGATCATCGGCGTCCGGCGACTCGTCGATGGGACCAAACGGTACAAGGTCAGGTGGAAAGACTACCTTCCCGCAGACGACACCTGGGAACCGCAGGAGCATCTCGAAGGTCTAGAGGAGCTGCTGCAGGAGTCAGAAGAGGTCTTAGGCAGGGAGGAGTTCCATCGGTGGGGACACCTGCGGCGCGACGCCTGCCGTGAGGGGACCAGGGGGACGGGTGCGGAGAGCCAgggcgacaggagacgcgggcggagagacaggaggggcCGAGACGGCCAAGGAGAAGATCCAGAGGAAGCGCAATACCaagaggaggacggagagcgaaaagggatgcgagaggaagggagagcaGGCGGGGGGGCGCGCGACGCGCCAGCCGATTTCTGTCCACTGGAGGACCACGCGAACCCCGGCGAAGCACGAGACAGCGTCGAAGAGGACCATGAATGGAGCGACAGGACAGAGGACGcggaaggcgggaaagacCGAGAAGTGGAAGCGAGCCAGCAGGACGAATACGCCTTTGTCGCAGCCTCCCTGGCCGAGGCAGCTGATGATCCGTCTTGGCAAGGGTACCTCGACACGTCAGAGTCGTCGACGGAAGGTGTTCCCGACGTGAACAGACGCCATTCGAGGACAACTTCGCAACGTCCTGCGAGGTGCTCCGGCACTCTACCCCGTCGGTGCGCGCCTGGCTCCTCCGGGTCCCCTGACGAGCCCGTGGACAACAACCGTTCTCAGTCcgtggcgtctccgtcgctcgcccGGTCTGCCTCGCAGTCCGACGCCATCTCTCCGCGAAGGCGCTCCCCGTCTCGACCGGAGCAAAGAGGCCGGTCGACGCGGTCGCCTgcttcgtcgctgtctcctaGCAcggcctctctttcgctctctccgccgcgtgCGCCGGCGCCCTCGGAGTCCCGTCTGGAACTCCCTCCGCCCCGAGTCGTGCACCGAGTGGTCCAGTACCGCAGCTGTTACGGCCAAGGCGAGTTTCGCCTCTTGTGGCGTGGGAGCTGTGCAGACGCAGTCGAGTGGGCCCCAGAGTGGCTACTGCGCGAACTCCCGCCCGAGGCCTTGAGCTCCGaggtgcgcatgcagatggtCCGGGTCAAGGAACGGTGGCGCGCGAGACAAGCCCTGAATGGAAGGGCCATGGTGTCCAGTTGGTGCGGATCGGTGTGA